Proteins encoded by one window of Desulfovibrio ferrophilus:
- a CDS encoding putative bifunctional diguanylate cyclase/phosphodiesterase, which translates to MPAFRSLNISTKLLLSALAFVLPVAMLSVFMDLSFRYDIRIAETELAGITHLRSSAPLMRLSAEHQYMRTVADHGSLDAQARLSAIEADIDTLLDAIDARHIEFVKAIDNAPEGVASVFQDKLTPADLRRSWAKAKDGDAGASERFQNTIRQFFRGVADCSQLAVDPALDSAYLVDAIVFAVPESLAHQHETKQTVFKHLMGEKTMDSSLQATIDTHIVRHENDMQFILGGGQSALMMDDYFYGRSPGLQTRFKAILDQYHGNTTELIRLLRDFHSNGSMSPGFDAVCDAALSDLDELFTIGLDELQALIEKRLTSYRTWRAMGYGFSALALLLAAILLLRTYLSVTGSINKVRRYSADVRAGDYNAEVEGYLGGEMQELADGISQMVNELKHKLGYLDGILNGLTVPCLVVDTEERLTFINQHYLDLYEREGTPDDYLGLTVGEFYYGDSERNTLTGRALRENRTFRIDEVEGETNKGNPLFVRYDVAPIHDLDGNLTGAFSVITDLTRLKQQQSQILFDATHDKLTGLPNRVLFADRIRRTATHAAKTEDHGYAVLLLDVDNFKHVNDSLGHGFGDLLITNIAGRLNTLIRSCDVLARLGGDEFALLLDPVSGPDEALELAGRVHSKFAAPFIINGHEIFATTGIGIVVDTDDTRSPDDILRDADTAMYRAKDKGTGRSQLFDQSMHDAAREHLELETDMKRGVERDEFVPYYQPIIDLKSGQISGFEALVRWNHPTKGLVPPGRFIPLAEQNGQVVPMGKRMLEQALTQATVWQREIPGYEKLTMSVNLAVPQLMRPDMPQVVAKILADTGMSPAQVKLEITESGLMGNAQQALEAQRKLKALGVSLSIDDFGTGYSSLSYLSRFPFDFLKVDQSFVFVMQDNEENMEIVRSIVSLAHSLGKKIIAEGVETPEQLALLRNLGCEYGQGYLFAKPLPTEKARSLLEKNPTW; encoded by the coding sequence GTGCCCGCATTCCGCTCGCTGAATATTTCCACCAAACTGCTGCTCAGTGCCTTGGCCTTTGTTCTGCCCGTGGCCATGCTCTCCGTTTTCATGGATCTTTCCTTTCGCTACGATATCCGCATTGCCGAAACAGAACTGGCTGGAATTACGCATCTTCGCTCTTCAGCCCCCCTGATGCGACTGTCCGCCGAACACCAATACATGCGCACCGTAGCCGACCATGGCAGCCTGGATGCACAGGCCAGACTCAGCGCCATTGAGGCCGACATCGACACCCTTCTGGACGCAATCGATGCCCGACATATCGAATTCGTCAAGGCCATCGACAATGCGCCTGAAGGAGTTGCCAGCGTATTTCAGGACAAGCTCACTCCCGCAGACCTTCGCCGCAGCTGGGCCAAGGCAAAAGACGGAGATGCCGGAGCCTCCGAACGCTTCCAAAACACCATCCGTCAATTCTTCAGAGGTGTGGCCGACTGTTCGCAACTGGCTGTGGACCCGGCTCTGGACAGTGCCTATCTGGTCGATGCCATCGTCTTTGCCGTTCCCGAATCTTTGGCCCACCAGCACGAGACCAAGCAGACCGTCTTCAAGCACCTGATGGGCGAAAAGACTATGGACTCATCCCTTCAGGCCACCATTGATACACATATTGTGCGCCACGAGAACGACATGCAGTTCATCCTGGGAGGGGGGCAAAGCGCCCTGATGATGGACGACTATTTCTATGGACGCAGCCCGGGGCTTCAGACCAGATTCAAAGCCATATTGGACCAATACCACGGCAACACGACCGAGCTCATCAGACTGCTGCGGGATTTTCATTCCAACGGATCCATGTCACCGGGCTTCGATGCGGTCTGCGACGCAGCTTTAAGCGACCTTGATGAACTGTTCACCATCGGTCTGGACGAACTTCAGGCACTGATCGAGAAACGCCTGACCAGCTACAGGACTTGGCGCGCCATGGGCTATGGATTCAGCGCCCTGGCCCTGCTCCTGGCCGCCATCCTGCTCCTGCGGACCTACCTGAGCGTCACCGGTTCCATCAACAAAGTCCGCCGCTACTCAGCCGATGTCCGCGCTGGCGACTACAATGCCGAAGTCGAAGGTTATCTGGGTGGCGAAATGCAGGAACTGGCCGATGGCATCAGTCAGATGGTCAACGAACTCAAGCACAAGCTTGGCTATCTGGACGGCATCTTGAACGGACTCACCGTGCCTTGTCTGGTGGTGGACACCGAGGAACGCCTGACCTTCATCAATCAGCACTATCTGGACCTGTACGAACGCGAGGGAACCCCCGATGATTACCTCGGGCTGACTGTGGGCGAATTCTACTATGGAGACTCGGAGCGCAACACACTGACAGGCCGCGCCCTGCGTGAAAACCGCACCTTCCGCATCGACGAAGTCGAGGGTGAAACCAACAAGGGCAATCCGTTATTCGTTCGCTATGATGTGGCCCCCATCCACGATCTGGACGGTAATCTGACGGGGGCATTTTCAGTAATTACCGATCTAACCAGGCTCAAGCAGCAGCAAAGCCAGATTCTGTTCGACGCCACTCACGACAAGCTCACGGGCCTGCCCAATCGAGTCCTGTTCGCCGATCGCATTCGCCGCACGGCGACGCACGCAGCCAAGACCGAAGACCACGGCTATGCCGTCCTGCTGCTGGACGTAGATAATTTCAAGCACGTCAACGACAGCCTTGGCCATGGATTCGGTGACCTGCTGATCACAAACATCGCTGGAAGACTGAATACCCTGATCCGCTCCTGCGACGTCCTGGCACGCCTGGGGGGCGACGAGTTCGCCCTGTTGCTGGACCCGGTATCCGGCCCGGATGAAGCCCTGGAACTCGCCGGGCGCGTTCACAGCAAATTTGCAGCCCCGTTCATCATCAACGGGCACGAGATTTTCGCCACCACGGGCATCGGCATCGTGGTCGATACGGATGACACCCGCTCACCCGATGACATCCTGCGTGATGCGGACACGGCCATGTATCGGGCCAAGGACAAAGGCACAGGACGCTCACAACTGTTCGACCAGAGCATGCACGACGCCGCCCGGGAACATCTGGAACTGGAAACGGACATGAAGCGCGGCGTTGAGCGCGACGAGTTTGTGCCCTATTATCAGCCCATCATCGACCTCAAAAGCGGCCAAATCAGCGGTTTCGAAGCACTGGTGCGCTGGAACCATCCCACCAAGGGCCTGGTCCCACCCGGACGATTCATCCCCCTGGCCGAGCAAAATGGGCAGGTCGTCCCCATGGGCAAGCGCATGCTGGAACAGGCCCTGACGCAGGCAACGGTCTGGCAACGCGAGATCCCCGGCTACGAGAAACTGACCATGAGCGTCAATCTCGCCGTCCCGCAGTTGATGCGCCCCGACATGCCCCAGGTGGTCGCCAAGATCTTGGCCGACACGGGGATGTCCCCGGCACAGGTCAAACTGGAAATCACCGAAAGCGGACTGATGGGCAACGCACAGCAGGCTCTGGAGGCTCAGCGAAAGCTCAAGGCCCTGGGTGTCTCCCTATCCATCGATGATTTCGGCACCGGCTATTCGTCGCTCTCCTACCTCTCCCGCTTCCCTTTCGACTTTTTGAAGGTGGACCAGTCCTTCGTCTTTGTGATGCAGGACAATGAAGAGAACATGGAGATTGTGCGGTCCATCGTTTCTCTGGCACACAGCCTGGGCAAGAAGATCATTGCCGAAGGCGTGGAAACCCCCGAGCAACTTGCCCTTCTGCGAAATCTCGGCTGCGAGTACGGCCAAGGTTACCTATTCGCCAAACCCCTGCCCACCGAAAAAGCTCGAAGCTTGCTGGAGAAAAATCCCACTTGGTAG
- the ahbD gene encoding heme b synthase has product MSKNKDCFEHPGATSAGHPGGHPHGKGGHPGGHPGGCPHGHSKSEDGTPELRLIAWEITRSCNLACKHCRAEAHEEPYPGEFDTEEAKGLIDDFAKAGNPILIFTGGEPMLRKDWPILVEYATSKGLRCVMSPNGTLLTPETAATMKEVGVQRVSISIDGPDAESHDEFRGVKGAFEASMRGIEYLKQAGMEFQINTTVTRGNLGMFKDIFKLCEELGAAAWHIFLLVPTGRGANLGAEVITAEDYEDVLNWFYDFQKTTDMQLKATCAPHYHRILRQRAKEDGIPVTFENFGLDAVSRGCLGGVGFCFVSHTGQVQPCGYLVKDCGNVRDTPFPEIWKNSKVFNQFRNQEEFDGKCGVCEYHKVCAGCRARAFTMDNNHMGEEPLCSYIPVKMRNKEKK; this is encoded by the coding sequence ATGAGCAAAAACAAAGACTGTTTCGAGCATCCCGGTGCGACCTCCGCTGGTCATCCCGGCGGACATCCCCACGGCAAGGGCGGGCATCCTGGCGGGCACCCCGGTGGCTGCCCTCACGGTCACTCCAAGAGTGAAGACGGAACCCCCGAACTGCGGCTCATTGCCTGGGAGATCACCCGTTCCTGCAACCTGGCCTGCAAGCATTGCCGCGCCGAAGCACACGAGGAGCCCTATCCCGGCGAATTCGACACTGAAGAGGCCAAGGGTCTGATCGACGATTTCGCCAAGGCCGGGAACCCCATTCTGATCTTTACCGGTGGCGAGCCCATGCTGCGCAAGGACTGGCCCATTCTGGTGGAATACGCCACCTCCAAGGGGCTGCGTTGCGTCATGAGCCCCAACGGCACGCTCCTCACTCCCGAGACTGCTGCGACCATGAAGGAAGTGGGCGTCCAGCGCGTCTCCATCTCCATCGATGGGCCGGACGCCGAGTCCCACGATGAATTCCGTGGCGTAAAGGGTGCCTTCGAAGCCAGCATGCGCGGCATCGAATACCTGAAACAGGCCGGAATGGAATTCCAGATCAACACCACCGTGACCCGGGGCAACCTGGGCATGTTCAAAGACATCTTCAAGCTCTGCGAAGAGCTTGGCGCTGCCGCATGGCACATCTTCCTGCTGGTCCCCACCGGACGCGGAGCCAACCTTGGCGCCGAGGTCATCACCGCCGAGGATTACGAAGACGTCCTGAACTGGTTCTACGATTTCCAGAAGACCACGGATATGCAGCTCAAGGCGACTTGTGCACCGCATTACCACCGCATCCTGCGCCAGCGCGCCAAGGAAGACGGTATCCCCGTGACCTTCGAAAACTTCGGGCTGGACGCCGTATCCCGCGGCTGTCTGGGTGGCGTGGGCTTCTGCTTCGTATCGCACACTGGCCAGGTGCAGCCCTGCGGCTACCTGGTCAAGGACTGCGGCAACGTACGCGACACCCCGTTCCCGGAAATCTGGAAGAACTCCAAAGTCTTCAATCAGTTCCGCAACCAGGAAGAGTTCGACGGCAAATGTGGCGTGTGCGAGTACCACAAGGTCTGCGCCGGTTGCCGTGCCCGAGCCTTCACCATGGACAACAATCACATGGGCGAAGAGCCGCTGTGCTCCTACATTCCCGTGAAAATGCGCAACAAAGAGAAAAAGTAA
- a CDS encoding AsnC family transcriptional regulator: MDDLDRKILGVIQSGFPLEARPYAVMGKDLGLTETEVLARVRALKESGVIRRIGANFQSGKLGWHSTLCAAKVPDEAFDDFVAVVNAHPGVTHNYLRDHEFNVWFTFIGETPEIAQQTLKDITAETGIDILYLPATKLFKIKVDFDMNKNGKES; the protein is encoded by the coding sequence ATGGATGATCTGGACCGCAAGATTCTGGGCGTGATTCAATCCGGATTCCCCCTTGAAGCCCGGCCTTATGCCGTGATGGGTAAGGATCTGGGACTGACCGAGACCGAGGTGCTGGCACGTGTGCGTGCCCTCAAGGAATCCGGCGTAATCCGCCGCATCGGGGCAAACTTTCAGTCCGGCAAGCTGGGCTGGCACTCCACCCTGTGCGCCGCCAAGGTCCCGGACGAAGCCTTTGACGATTTCGTGGCCGTGGTCAATGCCCACCCCGGCGTGACCCACAACTACCTGCGCGATCATGAATTCAACGTCTGGTTCACCTTTATCGGTGAAACCCCGGAAATCGCACAACAGACCCTGAAGGACATCACTGCCGAAACAGGCATCGACATCCTCTATCTGCCAGCCACCAAGCTGTTCAAGATCAAGGTTGATTTTGACATGAACAAGAATGGGAAAGAGTCATGA
- the rpe gene encoding ribulose-phosphate 3-epimerase — translation MSREFILSPSLLSCDFGRMAEELEALEAADLKWVHWDVMDGRFVPNITLGPPIIGALRKTSKLYFDVHLMIEEPERYVEEFAKAGADMIVVHAEATNHLERICAQIKDLGKDVGVALNPATPVENIRYLIPQLDMALIMSVNPGFGGQGFIPFSLDKIKELAALRDELNPEMLIQVDGGCTPENTPELVAAGADCLVSGSAFFKFPPLKERHQVFKDAAKA, via the coding sequence ATGAGCCGCGAATTCATTTTATCGCCCTCGCTGCTGTCCTGCGACTTCGGACGCATGGCCGAGGAGTTGGAAGCACTGGAAGCCGCCGACCTGAAGTGGGTGCATTGGGATGTCATGGATGGCCGATTCGTGCCCAACATCACCCTCGGCCCGCCGATCATCGGCGCCCTGCGCAAGACCTCCAAACTCTACTTCGATGTGCATCTTATGATCGAGGAACCCGAGCGCTATGTGGAGGAATTTGCCAAGGCCGGAGCGGACATGATCGTGGTCCATGCCGAGGCCACCAACCATCTGGAGCGTATTTGCGCCCAGATCAAGGATCTGGGCAAGGACGTTGGCGTGGCGCTGAACCCCGCGACCCCTGTGGAAAACATCCGCTACCTGATTCCGCAGCTGGATATGGCGTTGATCATGAGCGTGAACCCCGGCTTCGGCGGTCAGGGCTTCATCCCCTTCTCGCTGGACAAGATCAAGGAACTCGCCGCCCTGCGCGACGAGCTAAACCCCGAGATGCTGATCCAGGTGGACGGCGGCTGCACCCCGGAAAATACTCCGGAGCTGGTCGCTGCCGGTGCCGATTGTCTGGTCTCAGGCTCGGCGTTCTTCAAGTTCCCGCCGCTGAAGGAACGCCATCAGGTGTTCAAGGACGCCGCCAAGGCGTAA
- a CDS encoding 4Fe-4S binding protein, with the protein MPVLLTYLPAILSMWLLGAHALRGGQPGLMLAWALMPALFLLHRSWSHRIGQIALAAGVILWANTGSSLIQIRIALDQPWTRLALILSGLILLAVLGIILLESQRVATRTQSDTGPQWAPAWAFALCAGLLSTTQAKVSFPILLPDRFLPGSGWLLILGLSIYAAELTRSFLMPGLKPRQWSTKRIRLWGLFSAVFFVQLILGLAGAERMLMTGQLHLPIPALIMAGPLYRGEGFFMLILFLSTVALVGPAWCSWLCYIGAWDGLSSRTRKTPAPLPRWRQPVRLGLFVLVAGTAWGLRHWGAPISVALALAAGFGLGGVAIMLTLSRRKGVMVHCTTFCPIGLLANILGKLNPFRVRITEGCTGCGVCAAVCRYDALDEERIALGKPHLSCTLCGDCVGSCPHTAMHYVFPGLSNANARALFVTMAVAAHAVFLGVARL; encoded by the coding sequence ATGCCCGTGCTGCTCACTTACCTTCCCGCCATCCTGTCCATGTGGCTGCTGGGGGCGCACGCCCTGAGAGGCGGACAGCCCGGACTGATGCTGGCCTGGGCACTCATGCCTGCACTTTTCCTGCTGCACCGAAGCTGGTCACACAGGATAGGCCAGATAGCCCTGGCAGCCGGGGTCATCCTCTGGGCCAATACAGGCAGCTCTCTGATCCAGATACGCATCGCCCTAGACCAGCCATGGACTCGATTAGCGTTGATCTTGAGTGGGCTTATCCTGCTGGCGGTGCTGGGCATCATCCTCTTGGAATCACAGCGCGTCGCCACGCGCACCCAATCCGATACCGGGCCGCAATGGGCTCCGGCCTGGGCCTTTGCCCTGTGTGCCGGACTGCTCTCGACCACCCAGGCAAAAGTCTCCTTTCCCATCCTCCTGCCCGACCGATTCCTGCCCGGCAGCGGCTGGCTGCTGATCCTTGGCCTGTCCATCTACGCCGCAGAACTGACCCGCTCATTCCTGATGCCGGGGTTGAAGCCCCGCCAGTGGAGCACTAAGCGCATCCGATTATGGGGGCTGTTTTCTGCCGTATTTTTCGTTCAACTCATCCTGGGGCTGGCAGGCGCCGAGCGCATGCTGATGACCGGACAATTGCATCTGCCCATCCCCGCACTGATCATGGCTGGGCCGCTCTACCGGGGCGAAGGCTTCTTCATGCTGATCCTGTTTCTATCCACCGTGGCCCTTGTGGGTCCGGCCTGGTGCAGTTGGCTCTGTTACATTGGTGCCTGGGACGGTTTGAGCAGCCGCACCCGCAAAACCCCGGCTCCTCTCCCGCGCTGGCGACAGCCGGTACGCCTGGGATTGTTCGTCCTTGTGGCGGGTACAGCCTGGGGGTTACGGCACTGGGGCGCGCCCATCTCCGTGGCTCTGGCCCTGGCCGCAGGCTTCGGATTGGGCGGCGTCGCCATCATGCTGACCTTGTCCCGCCGCAAGGGGGTCATGGTCCATTGCACAACCTTTTGCCCCATCGGGCTGCTCGCAAACATCCTGGGCAAACTCAATCCATTCCGGGTGCGCATCACCGAAGGCTGTACGGGCTGCGGCGTCTGTGCGGCTGTCTGCCGTTACGATGCCCTGGATGAAGAACGCATCGCATTGGGCAAACCCCACCTGTCCTGCACCCTGTGTGGCGACTGTGTCGGCTCCTGCCCACACACGGCCATGCACTATGTCTTTCCCGGCCTGAGCAACGCCAATGCCCGCGCTCTGTTCGTGACCATGGCAGTGGCTGCCCACGCCGTCTTTCTGGGCGTGGCACGCCTCTGA
- a CDS encoding 4Fe-4S dicluster domain-containing protein, whose amino-acid sequence MKPKRHTVELAGDGFHITACFGADACEHRALNAPELPQRIFDALTELGVGETLRQRIGSTLKAHNIIKISISYCPNACARSQIADVGLIGAAAPNFNPECCIACGACSDVCREGAIRLDEAGILTSIDREKCANCGACTKVCLNGCIVDASTGFRLMLGGKLGRHPRFAEELTGLRQPDDIPVLVARCIKNYLKLAQGHERMGDVVNRVGAAALSRPDSE is encoded by the coding sequence ATGAAACCCAAACGACACACGGTGGAACTGGCCGGAGACGGCTTCCACATCACGGCATGCTTTGGTGCCGACGCCTGTGAGCATAGGGCACTGAACGCACCAGAACTCCCCCAGCGCATCTTTGACGCACTGACAGAACTCGGCGTGGGCGAAACTCTTCGCCAACGAATCGGGTCCACTCTCAAGGCCCACAACATCATCAAAATATCCATCTCCTATTGCCCCAATGCCTGCGCACGCTCGCAGATTGCGGATGTGGGGTTGATCGGTGCTGCGGCTCCAAACTTCAATCCCGAATGTTGCATTGCCTGCGGAGCCTGTTCCGATGTCTGCCGCGAAGGCGCAATCCGCCTGGATGAAGCCGGAATCCTGACCAGCATCGACCGCGAAAAATGCGCCAATTGCGGAGCCTGCACAAAGGTCTGCCTGAATGGGTGCATCGTCGATGCAAGTACGGGGTTCAGGCTGATGCTGGGCGGTAAACTTGGGCGTCACCCACGCTTTGCCGAAGAACTGACCGGTTTGCGCCAGCCCGACGATATCCCGGTGCTCGTCGCCCGCTGCATCAAAAACTATCTGAAGCTGGCCCAAGGCCATGAGCGCATGGGAGACGTGGTCAACCGCGTCGGGGCAGCAGCCTTGAGTCGACCGGATAGCGAATAA
- the hemB gene encoding porphobilinogen synthase: MDYPSFFRGRRLRKTQNLRDIVRENVVRSEDLIMPYFVVETDDPDFRKPISAMPGQFQLSLDQLEKQVAEGVALGMHSVILFGIPAKKDYKGSGAYAGDGIVQQATRRLKKAFPELIVITDTCLCEFTDHGHCGLVKQGDTTGEVHNDPTLKLLAKTAVSQAEAGADMVAPSDMMDGRVAAMRQALDANGYAHVPIMSYAVKYASAFYGPFREAAESTPQFGDRKTYQMDPANGREAMREAMADIDEGADILIVKPGMPYLDIVRTLHESFDLPVAAYQVSGEYSMIKAAADNGWIDGTAVMMESLTAFKRAGAKLIITYFTEDFLRLQSK; the protein is encoded by the coding sequence ATGGATTATCCCTCTTTCTTCAGGGGCCGCAGGCTCCGCAAGACCCAAAACCTCCGGGACATCGTCCGCGAAAACGTGGTCCGGTCCGAAGACCTGATCATGCCTTATTTCGTGGTCGAAACCGATGACCCCGATTTCAGGAAACCCATCAGCGCCATGCCCGGCCAGTTCCAGCTTTCGCTGGATCAGCTGGAAAAGCAGGTTGCCGAAGGTGTTGCTCTGGGCATGCATTCGGTCATCCTGTTCGGCATCCCTGCCAAGAAGGACTACAAGGGCTCAGGGGCCTATGCCGGAGATGGCATTGTCCAACAGGCCACCCGCCGTCTGAAGAAGGCCTTCCCCGAACTGATCGTCATCACCGACACCTGCCTGTGCGAATTTACGGACCATGGTCACTGCGGGCTGGTCAAACAGGGCGACACCACCGGTGAAGTCCATAACGACCCCACCCTGAAACTGCTGGCCAAAACCGCCGTCTCCCAAGCCGAGGCCGGGGCGGACATGGTCGCTCCGTCCGACATGATGGATGGACGAGTGGCTGCCATGCGCCAGGCTCTGGATGCCAACGGCTACGCCCATGTGCCCATCATGTCCTACGCGGTCAAATACGCGTCCGCATTCTACGGACCCTTCCGCGAGGCTGCCGAGTCCACTCCACAATTCGGGGACCGCAAGACCTATCAGATGGACCCGGCCAATGGTCGCGAAGCAATGCGCGAAGCCATGGCCGACATCGATGAAGGTGCGGACATCCTCATCGTCAAACCGGGCATGCCCTATCTGGACATCGTGCGCACCCTGCACGAATCCTTTGATCTGCCCGTAGCGGCCTATCAGGTCAGTGGCGAGTACTCCATGATAAAGGCAGCGGCAGACAATGGCTGGATCGACGGCACCGCCGTTATGATGGAATCCCTGACCGCCTTCAAGCGCGCCGGGGCCAAGCTGATCATCACCTATTTCACCGAAGACTTCCTGCGGTTGCAGAGCAAATAA
- a CDS encoding YIP1 family protein: MDITCPNCQFSRQVPDDKIPGRSVNATCPQCGNKFRFRTPDEQAEPSASVPVPEQQESPSVEALPTEEAVQAQPSPAPEGIATSKASPLQENNEVVHAAGHPVEPQASEDSPEQRPDTETAPPTKQQDKTSGDTGGPSDIWQKLDDLGKTHPGRTPENGSYRIQGAPEESETVPVPFEDLERFGFFGGLWETVRRTLFNPGLFFEAMPLNTSLARPLVFYVLLGELAYMFMAIWESAGLDPFAYFAGPGQEAAAASDAGFYAALSGHFLMMFIMPMFLFAAIYVNAGIVHLLLKIFRAGDSGFRATFRVCCYANATGLLYAVPFVGIPLSFLWQITVIVAGLKAVHRTSYFSVLLAYSPIILLGLLAFAAPFISPADMPPSM, from the coding sequence ATGGATATCACCTGTCCCAATTGTCAGTTTTCACGTCAGGTTCCGGACGACAAGATCCCCGGGCGCTCCGTCAATGCCACCTGTCCGCAGTGTGGCAACAAATTCCGTTTCCGCACCCCTGACGAACAGGCCGAGCCATCGGCTTCGGTCCCGGTCCCAGAGCAGCAGGAGTCCCCATCGGTGGAAGCTCTCCCGACTGAAGAGGCCGTTCAGGCACAGCCAAGCCCTGCCCCCGAAGGCATCGCAACGTCCAAAGCTTCTCCCCTCCAGGAAAATAACGAGGTGGTGCACGCAGCAGGACATCCCGTTGAGCCACAAGCCTCCGAGGACTCACCGGAACAGCGGCCCGACACGGAAACAGCCCCTCCCACCAAGCAGCAGGACAAGACATCTGGCGACACCGGCGGCCCCAGCGACATCTGGCAAAAGCTGGACGATCTGGGCAAGACTCACCCCGGTCGTACCCCTGAAAACGGCAGCTACCGCATCCAGGGAGCACCCGAGGAGTCCGAGACCGTACCCGTGCCCTTCGAGGACTTAGAACGCTTCGGGTTCTTTGGCGGCCTGTGGGAAACCGTCCGCCGCACCCTGTTCAATCCCGGGCTGTTCTTCGAGGCCATGCCCCTGAACACGAGCCTGGCCAGACCGCTGGTCTTCTATGTTCTGCTGGGCGAACTGGCCTACATGTTCATGGCCATCTGGGAATCGGCAGGGCTGGACCCCTTCGCCTATTTCGCGGGCCCGGGCCAGGAAGCGGCTGCAGCCAGTGATGCGGGGTTCTATGCAGCCCTGAGCGGACATTTCCTGATGATGTTCATCATGCCCATGTTCCTGTTCGCCGCCATCTACGTCAATGCGGGTATCGTGCACCTGCTGTTGAAAATATTCCGTGCCGGAGATTCCGGTTTCCGGGCAACCTTCCGGGTCTGCTGCTATGCCAATGCCACAGGCCTGCTCTATGCCGTGCCCTTTGTCGGCATTCCCCTGAGTTTTCTGTGGCAAATCACGGTCATTGTGGCCGGCCTGAAAGCTGTCCACAGGACCTCATACTTTTCGGTGCTGCTGGCCTATTCGCCGATCATCCTGCTTGGCCTGCTGGCCTTTGCCGCACCGTTCATCAGCCCGGCGGATATGCCGCCAAGCATGTAG
- the ahbC gene encoding 12,18-didecarboxysiroheme deacetylase, with the protein MIGISKLYCGAVEASDALRYGRDSKELPSHLLQFSKDKKPVVVWNMTRRCNLKCVHCYAQAVDPDGQDEISTEQAKTIIKDLAEFGAPVMLFSGGEPLVRKDLPELAKFATAQGMRAVISTNGTLITKEKARELKEIGLSYVGISMDGGEEIHDKFRGVPGSYKKAIQGIENCKAEGLKVGLRFTLNKRNQGEVPKLFELLEDLEVPRICFYHLVYSGRGSELIKEDLSHQETRDVLDLIMDRTKALFDKGKEKEVLTVDNHADGPYVYLRMLREDPERAKEVMKLLSFNEGNNSGRGIGCISWDGQVHADQFWRNHTFGNVLERPFSEIWMDEKIELLHKLKDKKSHVGGRCATCKYLEICGGNFRARAEAFYGDEWAQDPACYLTDEEIKR; encoded by the coding sequence ATGATTGGCATCTCGAAACTGTACTGCGGCGCGGTAGAGGCATCTGACGCTCTGCGGTATGGCCGCGACTCCAAGGAACTGCCCTCCCATCTGCTGCAGTTCTCCAAGGACAAAAAACCGGTTGTGGTCTGGAACATGACCCGCCGCTGTAACCTGAAGTGTGTGCACTGTTACGCCCAGGCCGTCGATCCCGATGGTCAGGACGAAATCAGCACCGAGCAGGCCAAGACCATCATCAAGGATCTCGCTGAGTTCGGCGCTCCCGTGATGCTGTTCTCCGGCGGCGAGCCTCTGGTGCGCAAGGACCTGCCTGAGTTGGCCAAATTCGCAACTGCCCAGGGCATGCGTGCGGTCATCTCCACCAACGGCACTCTGATCACCAAGGAAAAGGCTCGCGAACTCAAGGAAATCGGCCTGTCCTACGTCGGCATCTCCATGGATGGCGGCGAGGAAATCCACGACAAGTTCCGTGGAGTTCCCGGTTCCTACAAGAAAGCCATTCAGGGTATTGAAAACTGCAAGGCTGAAGGCCTCAAGGTCGGCCTGCGATTCACCCTGAACAAGCGCAACCAGGGCGAAGTCCCCAAGCTCTTCGAGCTGCTGGAAGACCTGGAAGTGCCGCGCATCTGTTTCTACCACCTTGTCTATTCGGGCCGTGGCTCCGAACTGATCAAGGAAGACCTGTCCCACCAGGAGACCCGCGATGTGCTGGACCTGATCATGGACAGAACCAAGGCATTGTTCGACAAGGGCAAGGAAAAGGAAGTCCTGACCGTGGACAACCACGCCGACGGCCCTTACGTCTACCTGCGCATGCTGCGCGAAGACCCCGAGCGCGCCAAGGAAGTGATGAAGCTGTTGTCCTTCAACGAAGGCAACAACTCCGGCCGTGGCATCGGTTGCATCTCCTGGGACGGTCAGGTTCACGCCGACCAGTTCTGGCGCAACCACACCTTCGGCAACGTTCTGGAACGCCCGTTCTCCGAGATTTGGATGGACGAGAAAATCGAACTCCTGCATAAGCTCAAAGACAAGAAGAGCCATGTGGGCGGCAGGTGTGCGACATGCAAGTACCTGGAGATTTGCGGCGGTAACTTCAGGGCACGAGCAGAGGCTTTTTACGGCGACGAATGGGCGCAGGATCCCGCATGCTATTTAACAGACGAAGAGATCAAGCGCTAA